From a region of the Pseudomonas fulva 12-X genome:
- a CDS encoding GNAT family N-acetyltransferase, producing the protein MPTRAATTADLDDLVPLFAAYLSFYKVDKSTREVREFLAARLERSDSTIFIARGEEGAAQGFVQLYPLYASLALRPSLLLSDLYVADHARRQGIGEQLLEAARQHALATGACGLQLETARTNLAAQSLYERLGYVRDEVYLTYWLDLS; encoded by the coding sequence ATGCCGACACGCGCTGCGACCACTGCTGATCTCGATGACTTGGTGCCGCTGTTCGCGGCCTATCTGAGCTTTTACAAGGTCGACAAAAGCACCCGGGAGGTACGCGAGTTTCTCGCGGCGCGGCTGGAGCGCAGCGACTCGACGATCTTTATCGCCCGCGGCGAAGAGGGCGCGGCCCAGGGCTTCGTGCAGCTCTATCCGCTTTATGCATCGCTGGCGCTGCGCCCGAGCCTGTTGCTCAGCGACCTGTACGTCGCCGATCACGCGCGGCGCCAGGGCATCGGTGAACAGCTGCTCGAGGCTGCCAGGCAGCATGCGCTGGCCACCGGCGCCTGCGGCTTGCAGCTGGAAACGGCGCGAACCAATCTGGCGGCGCAGTCTCTCTATGAACGTCTCGGCTATGTTCGGGATGAGGTTTACCTGACCTATTGGCTCGACCTGAGT